A genome region from Arachidicoccus soli includes the following:
- a CDS encoding 4Fe-4S dicluster domain-containing protein, which produces MAIKITDECINCGACEPECPNNAIYEGGVDWAMKDGTSLSGDYTMMNGDVVDADKRFEPISNDVYYIVPDKCTECQGFHEEPQCAAVCPVDCCVPDEMYQETVEELLQKKEKLHL; this is translated from the coding sequence ATGGCAATTAAAATAACAGATGAATGTATCAACTGTGGTGCTTGTGAACCAGAATGTCCTAATAACGCGATTTATGAAGGGGGTGTTGACTGGGCGATGAAAGATGGCACTTCTCTGAGTGGTGACTATACGATGATGAATGGAGATGTGGTCGATGCCGACAAACGATTTGAACCTATTAGCAACGATGTATATTATATAGTTCCAGATAAATGTACAGAATGTCAAGGCTTCCATGAAGAGCCACAATGTGCGGCCGTTTGTCCCGTAGATTGCTGCGTTCCTGATGAAATGTATCAAGAAACAGTTGAAGAACTATTACAGAAAAAGGAAAAGTTACACTTGTAA
- a CDS encoding acyl-CoA reductase, which translates to MNLEQRINLLAKLGNYLMENNEEWKAVKERAFITNAWFAPEFIDLACLSIANQFLRENLLISWAKGYAIPTQQNIPENIGVVMAGNIPLVGFHDFLCVFISGHRQTIKLSSKDEIMLPFLVNKLIEWNPEVAEFVAFAMQLKNCDAYIATGSNNSSRYFEFYFQKYPSIIRRNRTSVAIVSGEETEDELESLSKDLMQYFGLGCRNVTKIYAPQDYDFVPLINKLKAYNYYLDFHKYKHNYDYQLAVLLMNNKYYMNSGSLLFSENDSLFSPISQVNYSFYKDKIELINSLQSNEDVQCIVSSEQIPFGKSQWPSLSDYADGVDTMKFLMKL; encoded by the coding sequence ATGAACTTGGAGCAAAGGATAAATCTGTTGGCAAAATTAGGCAATTATTTAATGGAAAACAACGAAGAATGGAAAGCCGTTAAAGAAAGAGCTTTTATTACCAATGCCTGGTTTGCACCTGAGTTTATTGATTTGGCTTGTTTATCCATTGCTAATCAATTTTTGAGAGAGAATTTATTGATTTCTTGGGCGAAAGGATATGCGATTCCTACACAACAAAACATTCCTGAAAATATTGGAGTTGTAATGGCTGGAAATATTCCTCTGGTGGGCTTTCACGACTTCTTATGCGTATTTATATCGGGGCATCGACAGACGATAAAGCTCTCTTCAAAGGATGAGATTATGTTGCCGTTTTTAGTAAACAAGCTTATTGAATGGAACCCTGAAGTTGCAGAATTTGTTGCCTTTGCGATGCAATTAAAAAATTGCGACGCTTATATTGCTACTGGTAGCAATAATTCAAGCCGGTATTTTGAGTTTTATTTTCAAAAATATCCGAGTATTATTCGCCGTAACCGTACTTCTGTTGCCATTGTAAGTGGAGAAGAAACGGAAGATGAGCTGGAATCACTGAGTAAAGATTTGATGCAGTATTTTGGTTTGGGTTGTAGAAATGTGACCAAAATATATGCGCCTCAAGATTATGATTTTGTACCCTTAATTAATAAGCTGAAAGCTTATAATTATTATTTAGACTTTCATAAATATAAACACAACTACGATTATCAATTAGCGGTTTTACTGATGAATAATAAATATTATATGAATAGCGGCTCTCTGCTCTTCTCTGAAAACGATTCTTTATTCTCTCCTATCAGCCAGGTAAATTATTCTTTTTATAAAGATAAAATTGAGTTAATCAATTCTTTACAGTCCAATGAAGATGTCCAATGTATTGTTTCTTCGGAGCAGATTCCTTTTGGCAAGAGCCAATGGCCATCTTTAAGCGATTATGCCGACGGCGTAGATACAATGAAGTTCTTAATGAAACTGTAA
- a CDS encoding pirin family protein has protein sequence MKKLIERIIPRPERPGMVGDGFRVFNFIPGANIVQRRISPFLMLDFNAAYDFGPSDHIRGVDVHPHKGFETVTIAYKGSVAHHDSAGNSGIINPGDVQWMTAGGGILHKEYHEENFSKKGGDFEMVQLWVNLPKKDKSVSAHYQGLTKEDITNVALPENAGEVNVIAGNFNGVSGVAKTYTPVNLFDIKLNGGGEVRFSLPANFNTAILVVNGSAEINEDKVSEHSFVLFKNEGTEISIKASEKAVLLVMSGEPIDEPIASYGPFVMNTQQEILEAINDFQNGKFGVLE, from the coding sequence ATGAAAAAATTAATTGAAAGAATAATTCCGCGCCCCGAAAGACCAGGAATGGTTGGCGACGGTTTCAGGGTATTTAATTTTATACCTGGTGCAAACATTGTACAAAGAAGAATTAGTCCCTTTTTGATGCTTGACTTTAATGCGGCTTACGACTTTGGCCCTTCAGATCACATACGTGGCGTGGATGTGCATCCACATAAAGGTTTTGAGACAGTTACTATTGCTTATAAAGGCAGTGTTGCACATCATGATAGTGCTGGCAATAGCGGTATTATTAATCCAGGTGATGTGCAGTGGATGACGGCAGGTGGAGGGATTTTACATAAAGAATATCATGAAGAGAATTTTTCTAAAAAAGGCGGCGACTTTGAAATGGTGCAACTTTGGGTAAATTTACCCAAAAAGGATAAATCTGTTTCTGCACATTACCAAGGTCTTACAAAAGAAGACATTACCAACGTAGCATTACCCGAAAATGCCGGTGAAGTCAATGTTATTGCCGGTAACTTCAATGGTGTAAGTGGTGTTGCAAAAACTTATACACCTGTAAATCTATTTGATATTAAATTAAATGGAGGTGGGGAAGTACGTTTTAGCCTGCCGGCAAATTTCAATACAGCTATCTTGGTAGTCAATGGAAGTGCAGAAATTAACGAAGATAAAGTGAGTGAACATAGTTTTGTATTGTTTAAAAATGAAGGCACAGAAATCTCGATAAAAGCTTCAGAAAAAGCAGTTTTGTTGGTAATGAGTGGCGAACCGATTGATGAACCAATTGCAAGTTATGGTCCTTTCGTAATGAATACCCAACAAGAAATATTAGAAGCTATCAATGACTTTCAAAATGGAAAATTTGGCGTTTTGGAATAA
- a CDS encoding pirin family protein: protein MQKRIQHLLEGKEKYITPEEKVLQPLPHKDFRFANPFIVLHHLGPDRIIAGQKLRIHPHPHRGFAPVTFQLQGEGYHKDNAGHDETINAGDVQWMFAGKGLLHSEGPTQNLLDKGGIQELIQLWINVPANNKWGPPSYQSVKKEALPKAVQQEGVELRLASGEYNGFHGPLKSFTPVITLIGEVAKGARVQLNATPGYWALIYVISGKILVNCESVIAHSLIVFEKENEEIILSAEVDTQILFLSAEPILEPVAAKDNFVMNSQEEIQQAMEDYKNGAFGSLNF from the coding sequence ATGCAAAAAAGAATACAACACCTATTAGAAGGAAAAGAAAAATATATAACGCCTGAAGAAAAAGTGTTACAACCTTTACCTCATAAGGATTTTAGATTTGCTAACCCGTTTATTGTACTGCACCATCTTGGGCCGGATAGGATCATTGCTGGTCAAAAGTTAAGGATACACCCACATCCACATCGAGGCTTTGCACCGGTAACTTTTCAATTACAGGGTGAAGGTTATCATAAAGATAATGCTGGACATGATGAAACAATAAATGCCGGTGATGTACAATGGATGTTTGCGGGTAAAGGTTTGCTGCATAGTGAAGGCCCAACACAAAATCTGTTGGATAAAGGCGGGATACAAGAATTAATCCAATTATGGATAAATGTGCCCGCTAATAATAAATGGGGTCCCCCCTCCTACCAATCAGTGAAAAAAGAGGCCTTGCCGAAGGCCGTCCAACAAGAAGGCGTAGAACTTCGTTTGGCGAGTGGTGAGTATAATGGTTTTCATGGGCCTTTAAAAAGTTTTACGCCAGTTATTACGCTTATTGGAGAAGTAGCAAAAGGGGCGCGCGTGCAATTAAATGCTACACCGGGTTATTGGGCATTAATCTATGTCATTAGTGGTAAAATATTAGTGAATTGCGAATCTGTAATTGCGCATAGTTTAATAGTTTTTGAGAAGGAAAACGAAGAAATTATTTTATCTGCAGAAGTAGATACACAAATTCTATTTCTTTCTGCAGAACCCATTTTAGAGCCTGTCGCTGCAAAAGATAATTTTGTAATGAATTCTCAGGAAGAAATTCAACAGGCAATGGAAGATTATAAGAATGGAGCTTTTGGCAGTTTAAACTTTTAA
- a CDS encoding GNAT family N-acetyltransferase has protein sequence MREIYQQLTLRNNVENQRFELDVENKTAFLEYKIEGNKYLLIHTEVPETLEGKGVAAALVEKVFIFIEESKFKFIPLCPYVLSYLKKHPEWLRLTN, from the coding sequence ATGAGAGAAATATATCAGCAACTGACACTCAGAAATAATGTAGAAAATCAAAGATTTGAATTGGATGTGGAGAATAAGACCGCATTTTTAGAATATAAAATAGAAGGAAATAAATATCTGCTCATTCACACGGAAGTGCCAGAAACATTGGAGGGGAAAGGCGTTGCTGCTGCATTAGTTGAGAAGGTTTTCATTTTTATAGAAGAAAGTAAATTTAAATTTATCCCTCTCTGCCCTTATGTTCTGTCTTACTTAAAGAAACATCCTGAATGGCTTAGATTAACCAATTAG
- a CDS encoding M13 family metallopeptidase → MNKLAFAALATSIACGMAACNSENATTKQHFIETKYIDSSVKPGDNFYQFVNGKWLDTVKIPSDKVAVGGFNQLVDDTRKNLKTLLEDAEKNDGTKGSLNQKVGDFYASGLDTVSIDKLGYDPVKPILAKVDAITDVPSMMKFVADELKNYDGSIISFGVGPDQKHSSINIASFYQTGIGLPDRDYYFKTDSSTIADQNAYKNYLTTLFTLTGTDEATAKKNSDLVYGIEKEIAGSHKTRVQLRDVNGNYDKVSVASLATKEPNIGWETLLDNLGAKVDSIDMEQPAYYEKLNSLLKSVSINDWKVYLKANVLSGYASLLSKPFRDAAFDYSKVLSGQSIQKPRWELMASSADRHLGELLGQLYVKKYFPPEAKQRMDQLVSNLTKAFSNRIQHLDWMSDSTKVIAEAKLKAIIRKIGYPAKWRDYSKVNIDKAKYFDNVISANQNDYDFQMSQLGKPVDKNLWQMTPPTINAYYDPTTNTINFPAGILQYPFFDKDADDAVNYGGIGMVIGHEMTHGFDDQGSQYDKDGNIHNWWTTQDKAKFDEKVKQIQALYSSFTVLDSLHVNGQLTTGENMADFGGVSIAYDAFKMTKQGQDTTKIDGYTPDQRFFMSIAQIWRAKFKDATIRQRINLDPHSPAMWRVLGPLMNFDPFYKAFNVQPGEKMYRDAKDRIKIW, encoded by the coding sequence ATGAATAAATTAGCTTTTGCTGCTTTAGCTACATCAATTGCATGTGGTATGGCAGCCTGTAATAGTGAAAATGCTACCACAAAGCAACACTTTATTGAAACAAAATATATTGATAGCTCCGTAAAGCCCGGTGATAATTTCTATCAATTTGTCAATGGAAAATGGTTAGATACTGTAAAGATTCCAAGTGATAAAGTCGCCGTTGGTGGATTTAACCAACTTGTCGATGATACCAGAAAGAACCTAAAAACACTCTTGGAAGATGCCGAAAAAAATGATGGCACTAAGGGCAGCCTTAACCAGAAAGTTGGCGATTTTTATGCATCCGGCCTGGATACCGTCAGTATAGATAAATTGGGTTATGATCCAGTAAAGCCAATACTTGCAAAAGTTGATGCGATTACAGACGTACCTTCCATGATGAAATTTGTAGCCGATGAACTAAAAAATTATGATGGCTCTATTATTTCTTTTGGTGTAGGTCCCGATCAAAAACACAGTTCTATTAATATTGCATCTTTCTATCAAACTGGAATAGGTTTGCCGGATCGAGATTATTATTTTAAAACTGATAGTTCTACTATAGCTGATCAAAATGCCTATAAAAACTACCTTACCACTTTGTTTACGCTTACCGGAACCGACGAAGCAACGGCTAAGAAAAATAGTGATTTGGTTTATGGTATAGAAAAAGAAATAGCAGGTTCACATAAGACACGCGTTCAATTGCGCGATGTAAACGGGAACTATGATAAAGTTTCTGTCGCTTCTTTAGCAACCAAAGAACCTAATATCGGCTGGGAGACCTTGTTAGATAATTTGGGCGCAAAAGTAGATTCTATTGATATGGAACAACCGGCTTATTATGAGAAGTTAAACAGCTTGTTGAAATCTGTTTCCATAAATGATTGGAAGGTTTATTTAAAGGCAAATGTTTTAAGTGGTTACGCAAGCCTTTTGAGCAAACCTTTCAGGGATGCAGCTTTTGATTACTCTAAAGTATTAAGTGGGCAATCTATTCAGAAGCCACGTTGGGAATTGATGGCTAGTTCTGCAGATAGACATTTGGGAGAATTATTGGGTCAATTATATGTAAAGAAATATTTTCCTCCTGAAGCAAAACAAAGAATGGATCAGCTGGTAAGTAATTTAACAAAAGCATTTAGTAACCGTATTCAACATTTGGATTGGATGAGTGATTCTACTAAAGTAATTGCAGAAGCAAAGCTAAAAGCAATTATCCGTAAAATTGGTTATCCTGCTAAATGGCGTGATTATAGTAAAGTAAATATAGATAAGGCAAAATATTTTGATAATGTCATCTCTGCCAATCAAAATGATTATGATTTTCAAATGTCACAATTGGGTAAACCAGTGGATAAGAATTTATGGCAGATGACACCCCCAACGATTAATGCTTATTATGATCCTACGACCAATACTATTAATTTCCCTGCTGGTATTTTACAATATCCATTCTTTGATAAAGATGCGGATGATGCCGTAAATTATGGGGGCATTGGAATGGTCATCGGTCACGAAATGACACATGGTTTTGATGACCAGGGCTCTCAATATGATAAGGATGGCAATATACACAATTGGTGGACAACTCAAGATAAGGCTAAGTTTGATGAGAAAGTAAAACAAATCCAGGCATTATACAGCAGCTTCACAGTATTGGATAGTTTACACGTAAATGGTCAACTAACCACTGGTGAAAATATGGCTGATTTTGGCGGCGTTTCTATCGCTTACGATGCCTTCAAAATGACGAAACAAGGTCAAGATACCACTAAAATTGATGGTTATACACCTGACCAACGTTTCTTTATGTCCATTGCACAAATCTGGAGAGCTAAATTCAAAGACGCAACTATTCGTCAGCGTATAAACCTTGATCCACATTCACCGGCGATGTGGCGCGTGCTTGGTCCTTTAATGAACTTCGATCCTTTTTATAAAGCATTTAATGTGCAACCCGGTGAAAAAATGTACCGAGATGCAAAAGACAGAATCAAGATCTGGTAA